From a region of the Hominilimicola fabiformis genome:
- the fic gene encoding protein adenylyltransferase Fic, producing the protein MALENRLGITDSAELARTEEKISKQKALKLFETGILDTLTPGTSETLCAIHKYLFEDIYDFAGKIREVNIAKGNFRFAPLMYLCSALENIDKMPQSSFDEIIEKYVEMNIAHPFREGNGRATRIWLDLILKKEIGKVVDWSKVDKEDYLLAMERSPIRDIEIKYVLKNALTNKINDREVYMKGIDTSYYYEGYTTFKTEDLK; encoded by the coding sequence ATGGCACTTGAAAATAGATTAGGTATAACAGATTCTGCTGAACTTGCACGGACAGAAGAAAAAATAAGCAAGCAAAAGGCACTGAAACTGTTTGAAACAGGTATTCTTGATACATTGACACCCGGTACGTCTGAAACGCTTTGTGCTATTCATAAATATTTATTTGAAGATATTTACGACTTTGCGGGAAAAATCAGAGAAGTAAATATTGCAAAGGGGAATTTTCGCTTTGCTCCGTTGATGTATTTGTGTTCGGCACTTGAGAATATTGATAAAATGCCTCAATCCTCATTTGATGAAATTATCGAAAAATATGTTGAAATGAACATCGCTCATCCGTTTCGTGAGGGCAACGGCAGAGCAACTCGTATTTGGTTGGATTTGATTTTGAAAAAAGAAATCGGAAAGGTTGTTGACTGGAGCAAGGTTGACAAGGAAGATTACCTGCTTGCGATGGAGCGTAGTCCTATTCGTGATATTGAGATTAAATATGTTCTCAAAAATGCGTTGACAAACAAAATAAATGACCGTGAAGTGTATATGAAGGGCATTGACACGAGTTATTATTATGAGGGTTACACAACTTTTAAAACGGAAGATTTAAAGTAG